Proteins from a genomic interval of Benincasa hispida cultivar B227 chromosome 7, ASM972705v1, whole genome shotgun sequence:
- the LOC120081916 gene encoding cyclin-dependent protein kinase inhibitor SMR1-like, with the protein MSTDLDLRRTLLEIVRRPPIKLQIPLPSTSMAGDHGGVIIQKDRITDEEEELCCRTPTSAENKIPAVVQCPPAPRKRKRPPSCRRRLMELEFVEIVNREEIEPYLRSSFDHEDRVRKSAKRSFCECK; encoded by the coding sequence ATGTCCACTGACCTCGATCTCCGACGGACATTGCTGGAAATCGTCCGCCGTCCACCGATCAAGCTTCAAATTCCACTCCCGTCGACGTCAATGGCCGGCGATCATGGCGGTGTGATAATTCAGAAAGACAGAATTACcgacgaagaagaagaattatGTTGCCGTACACCGACGTCGGCAGAGAACAAGATTCCGGCGGTGGTACAATGTCCGCCGGCGCCACGGAAGCGGAAGAGACCGCCGAGTTGTAGAAGAAGATTAATGGAGCTTGAATTCGTGGAGATCGTGAATAGAGAAGAGATCGAACCGTATTTAAGATCGAGTTTCGATCATGAAGACAGAGTAAGAAAATCAGCGAAAAGAAGCTTCTGCGAATGTAAATGA